TCAGGCCAAACAGAGTGGTCTACAAAATCCAGCAGGAAGAAAATACAATCACAAAAGGTCAAGAAgtataaatgcaaataaaaggattaaaaatgataaaacggGCAGATCTTTACCTGTTAGCTGTTCTACTCAGTCCTTTACAACATTAATCGATTGTCTTTGAATGTATCCCAACTGTTACAGAAAGATGTGTCCATCTCGTCTTTAACTTGAGTTTAACTATTTTAGTGCTTTTCTTTAGCTCACAGGGACAGGACATTGTGGCCTATAAACTGTAGTACAGAATTATATGGTTTCTAAAGTATtgtttaaattagattttataTGCAAGACAATCGTTTGTAACAAAAAAGGGGGGATTAATGCTGGCTTTGACCTCCAAATGTAAGGCTGTTAGGACGGCAGAGCATGAACACCTACTCAATTCATgatactgatgatgatgaatataCATATAAGTGCTGTggctctggtcacttcctgtcagacgCTGTGTGTTCGATCAGACTTGAAGCTCTTCGTCTGCACTTtatgacgttgtttcctcctctctggttccttgcttgtgttgtacatACTCTCTgttgtacgttgctttggataaaagcgtcttaattgtagaattgtaatataagatccttttttttaaaaagggtttcAAACACTTCCCAGTGACAAGTTCTATGTTCTTTAGTATTTATGTGTGCAGCATCTTCAGCCCCTCGTGACATGCACTCTAAATGTGTTCACTAGACGCCAGAGTATCTCAAAATAGGAGACTAAAAGTAGCAAAAGTTCCATTTTAATGGTtgaaattgcaaacaaatctgCATCTCCACAACAGTGAAGTCATGGCTAATATCTTGTGTTCCCTCTGCAGTGTTCAACCTGGGCGTGTACCGCAGAGAGGCTGTCAGAGCTTATAAGTCCTACGATTTCTTCCGCCACGACAACGAGGAGGCCATGAAAATACGGAAGTGAGTTCCACTTTTCTAAATGTGCATATGTCCATTAAGTCATTACAGCGGGGCATCCACAAATTATCTGTTGTGAAATAACATTAGGTGGAGCTGCCTGAAGCATCTCTACTATCTTGAGTGGAATATTTCTCTGAGTCAACATCAGGCTCTTTGATATTCTGCAGCCTCCTCTGCTGCATCGGTGACTAAGCTGTTTTTGAGCCAACAGTGGATACTCAGGCCAGCTCAGAACAGTGTTCGTAGCACCTTCATTTGGCACTAATCTGTATTTAATGTGCACAAGCAGACACTACTATTTAACACTTTCAACAGCATGTTCTTGGGGTTTCTGGTTTGTATTCAGGCAAAGCGTCATTCACTGCGCTTTGCTGAAAAAAGAGAAGCTGATAAATGATATAACCGTCTATACCCTCACCGTCTTATCTCAGTCAAAGTCATTCAAATGGGGCTTTTGCTCTACATGgctatcattaaaaaaaacgtgaCAGGCTCTGACAGCGTCCCAGTGCTGAAATGTGACCCAGATATTAaacaagctgctgctgtcactctGAAGCTGACACGAGCACTCCCGGGTGTTGCAGGAGTATCCGAGCCGGTTCAGACTGCGGCTGTGATTAATACTGAGAGCTGGTCTTTTTGCTAGGAGCAGTATTAGCTGAGGGGGAATTACAGGAAACGTCAACATCtagcaaaaacaggaaaaggcCTGTGGGATGTTTCCAGAGCAGACATCGCCTTTGATTGTGACAAATCTGATTTGTGCTCATGAGTCAAAGTAATATTCCAACATTCTGGCAAATATGATTACCTGCAGTCCGGAATAATATGAGCCTATGGATACCAATCACATGtctgtataatataatatcattAGACTTACATAGTGCTTTTCAAAATTCTCAAAGATGCTTAAAACAATGCATGAGATGATGAGAACAGAGtttgttagtggttgtaggcgatgTTGAACAGGTGAGTTTtggggatttcttgaaggtggagagtgaggGGCGAGTCTCTGATGGGGTGAGagcggcaatggagaaggccctttCCCCCCAGGACCGGTGGTtagtcctgcagggggggggggggggggagtgtgcaggtggaggagctcagacaggtaggggggaggaGCCAGGTTATGGAGGTGATAATAAGGAGTATGAAGTGGATatgctgggggatggggagccagtggaggttatgaaggacAGGGTCGATGTGGTCACAGGTGCAGGAGTGTGGATAAAATATACGTGAAGTGGATGTAGCCACTGTTCTGTTACCCATCGTTCTGAGCCTATAATCTACCTGAAGTGACCTCATTTGGGTGAGAGGGTCAATACCAAGTCGCAACctcttgtgttgaaaaatgaagccaatgtggaagtgcaaaaaaactgcagttctgcatgtgtccacttggggcttgCTGCAAAAGCCTCTTTTAAACTTTACACAGACACCATGAACATTTCTTAGAacatcatttttcaaattttcaaatTACTTTAAGAGCcgaaaaaacataattaaaatgttgaGACTTTAGGTTTACATGATACTTCCACTGGATCACTCTCTAATCTTGCATTTCTCATGGCATTTCAAGGATAGTATAACTGTTACACATTTTAGTGATTCAGGATTTTTGTTGGTGAGAGCTGTTTCTATGTTTTCTCTCCGTCTCCCACAGACAGTGTGCTCTTGTGGCTCTGCACGATGTGAAGGCCTATTTGACAAAGGAGGGAGGTCAGATTGCGGTGAGTTCATCCGTCTGTTCACTAATAtccaaaagatttaaaatatccAGAGCAGGATCACATTTGGCATCAGTACAACTTAATCCCTTCTGTCctacaaacattttaacattgtaCGCCCACACAGACATGAGATATatgactctttcttttttttcaccctttttgatCCTTGTTTAGGTGTTTGatgcaacaaacacaacaagagagCGCCGTGATCTCATTCTAGGATTTGTGAAGGAGAATGCGTTCAAGGTAAAACCAAATGAAATTATGAGTTTTTTTGAAGTTTTCTTGGAAGTTTCTACGACTTTGTGTTGAAGGAGTGGTTAGTGAAGTTGAAcaagagtctctgcagacacaagtTGGTGTCAAAATCAATTTGGGCTtaccggtagcctagtggttagtgtgcgcgccccatgtacagaggttttAGGTCTTCAAGCGGGCAGCCTgagtttgaatccgacctgtgactcctttcccgcatgttattccccactctctctctccccctggtttctgactatccactgtcctatctccaaaATGCAGGCATTACAAGctcaaaaacctttaaaaattaTGATATCAAATGAATCTGTCTCTTCTAAAGTTATAGAGAGTGCCTGTTTTAGAAAAGATTGACTGTGACATGTAAAGACTGAGAGCCAGAAAAAGCACCAGTGGTCTGAAGCGCTTGATATTCTGATCAGAACAAAcctgtttcatgtctttgtcGGTTTTTGATCTTGGGTCAAACGAGCAGTGAAATGCAGTGACTTGAATATTGTCAACAAACAGGTTGAGAGCTTGCTGAGAAACCCAACAAGAAACagcaatactttttttttttttttttttaaagggttatttttgggctttttatgccttaaaTGTGGAGACAGGACCTGAGTctgaaatcatggagagagagagagagagagtagggaatgacatgcgggaaaggagaccCATggctttttatgcatttttttttaagatttatttttgggctttttgtgcctttatggagagagataggacagtggatagagtcggaaaccagggagagagagtggggaacgaaaTGCGGGAGATGggccacaggcgggatgcgaacccgggccgcccgcttgagacgacagcctcaacagtggatagagtcaggaatcagggagagagagagagagagagagagagagagacagacatgcaggaaaggagccacaggtcggacttgaacctgggctgcccccTTTGTGGACTTCAGCCTCCGCACATATGGGCGCAGGCATTAACCCACTATGCTACTTTGACCCTCTGAAGGTATTATTGGAGTGTGAAACATTTTGAGCAGCTTTGTGTGACGCAGTAAAATCCCTTCTTTAACTTCAGGTTCCCTTGAATCTCTAACGAGGAGAGTGGCCGTCGTCTTGTTGTGGCGTTGCTTCTGAGCAGAGCTTCAGGAAGCTTTACTTTAACTTGAACCCTCTGCACTCTTCCCAACAGGTGTTCtttgtggagtcggtgtgtgaCGACCCCGAAGTCATCGCTGCTAATATTCTGGTATGAACAAATGTCACCGGCTGTGACTTGTTTACTGGGTCAAACCTGTAATCTATAAATATTCACTCCACGTGTCGTGTTGGGCAAACGACTAAAGTGCCTGCTGACATTTTCTGAATGTGCTGAATACctgtgacaggaagtgaaagtgTCCAGCCCTGACTACCccgagagacacagagagagggtgatGGACGACTTCCTCAAACGAATCGAGTGCTACAAGGTTACCTACCAACCTTTAGATCCTGATGATTACGACAAGTAAGACCTGATCAAATCGTGCTAATGTTTTGCATgattttttaatctgtgtggATTTATTCCTGCATATTGTATTTTCCTaaatctgcctctctctctgcctctctgcctctttattgaaatgttcatgatttattttatagttttgCTGCTTCTTTCTTGACTGAGTCTCTCTGAAGAATGAGACGCTATATTTGAAGGAagttacatgaaaaaaaaaatcaataaataaaaatcagtaaaataaaagattttcaactaAAAAAACTGGACATAAACGTACATAAGGCCGTCAACATTGAGATACATTCCTTGTAAAATTTGGTTGATAATCCTTCTTATGAGGAAGAAAAATTGTTgcatgtttgttcttttgtggAGTTACTCTTGCAGTTCATAAATTCAAACACTAGATGGCGACAGTAAACAACAATTTGATCCAGATATATATTTCCTTTGTACCTGCAGGGATCTGTCTTTTATCAAGGTGATGAACGTGGGCCGGCGCTTTCTGGTGAACCGCGTGCAGGACTACATCCAGAGTAAGATCGTCTACTACCTCATGAACATCCACGTGCACTCGCACTCCATCTACCTGTGTCGCCACGGAGAGAGCAACCACAACATCGAAGGCCGCATCGGAGGAGACTCGGAGCTTTCTACACGAGGGAAACAGGTACGATCGCCTGAGGTCTCTTTCATGATCCTCTTTTTATGAACTGCAAAGTCTTTGTCCTGTGGAAAGCCAATTACACACCCCGGCTCCGTGGGGTAAGTCATGACCTTTATCACATTTAATCGTCTGAATTTCCCATTAAAGGGTGAtagatgatgaacagacagattCATTGGCgacctttctctctgtctctctctctctttatttcccaGTTTTCTCATGCCCTGAGAGATTTCATTGAGCAGCACAAACTCTCAGATTTAAAGGTGTGGACGAGCCAGCTGAGaagaaccatccagaccgcggAGGAGCTCGGCGTCCCTTATGAACAGTGGAAGATACTCAATGAGATCGATGCTGTCAGTACCCTGTCCTCAAACCAATTTATTAAAGAGGAACTGAGCTCTGGTTAAGATACTTGGAGACTAATTTATGGATATTTTCTGAGACACTtaggcctagtccacacgtaGACAGgtatttttgtagctttttcGGTGTGTTTTGGCCTTTCGTAC
The Labrus mixtus chromosome 7, fLabMix1.1, whole genome shotgun sequence DNA segment above includes these coding regions:
- the pfkfb2b gene encoding 6-phosphofructo-2-kinase/fructose-2,6-bisphosphatase 2 isoform X7, with product MNSNMSSPQTDNGCANSAEAKKTDLRMYEKKCSWASYMTNSPTVIVMIGLPARGKTYMSKKLTRYLNWIGVPTKVFNLGVYRREAVRAYKSYDFFRHDNEEAMKIRKQCALVALHDVKAYLTKEGGQIAVFDATNTTRERRDLILGFVKENAFKVFFVESVCDDPEVIAANILEVKVSSPDYPERHRERVMDDFLKRIECYKVTYQPLDPDDYDKDLSFIKVMNVGRRFLVNRVQDYIQSKIVYYLMNIHVHSHSIYLCRHGESNHNIEGRIGGDSELSTRGKQFSHALRDFIEQHKLSDLKVWTSQLRRTIQTAEELGVPYEQWKILNEIDAGVCEEMTYEMIQETFPEEFALRDQDKYHYRYPGGESYQDLVQRLEPVIMELERQGNVLVICHQAVMRCLLAYFLDKSAGCKVEMFYLNVEAVNTHRDRPLPWIGSICLSPCAKESTLTAPKNLVAVSASE
- the pfkfb2b gene encoding 6-phosphofructo-2-kinase/fructose-2,6-bisphosphatase 2 isoform X9; the protein is MNSNMSSPQTDNGCANSAEAKKTDLRMYEKKCSWASYMTNSPTVIVMIGLPARGKTYMSKKLTRYLNWIGVPTKVFNLGVYRREAVRAYKSYDFFRHDNEEAMKIRKQCALVALHDVKAYLTKEGGQIAVFDATNTTRERRDLILGFVKENAFKVFFVESVCDDPEVIAANILEVKVSSPDYPERHRERVMDDFLKRIECYKVTYQPLDPDDYDKDLSFIKVMNVGRRFLVNRVQDYIQSKIVYYLMNIHVHSHSIYLCRHGESNHNIEGRIGGDSELSTRGKQFSHALRDFIEQHKLSDLKVWTSQLRRTIQTAEELGVPYEQWKILNEIDAGVCEEMTYEMIQETFPEEFALRDQDKYHYRYPGGESYQDLVQRLEPVIMELERQGNVLVICHQAVMRCLLAYFLDKSAGCKVEMFYLNVEAVNTHRDRPLGPTDWRFSDTDIG
- the pfkfb2b gene encoding 6-phosphofructo-2-kinase/fructose-2,6-bisphosphatase 2 isoform X8: MNSNMSSPQTDNGCANSAEAKKTDLRMYEKKCSWASYMTNSPTVIVMIGLPARGKTYMSKKLTRYLNWIGVPTKVFNLGVYRREAVRAYKSYDFFRHDNEEAMKIRKQCALVALHDVKAYLTKEGGQIAVFDATNTTRERRDLILGFVKENAFKVFFVESVCDDPEVIAANILEVKVSSPDYPERHRERVMDDFLKRIECYKVTYQPLDPDDYDKDLSFIKVMNVGRRFLVNRVQDYIQSKIVYYLMNIHVHSHSIYLCRHGESNHNIEGRIGGDSELSTRGKQFSHALRDFIEQHKLSDLKVWTSQLRRTIQTAEELGVPYEQWKILNEIDAGVCEEMTYEMIQETFPEEFALRDQDKYHYRYPGGESYQDLVQRLEPVIMELERQGNVLVICHQAVMRCLLAYFLDKSAGCKVEMFYLNVEAVNTHRDRPLESLCEGIDFDSPEESSGCVRF
- the pfkfb2b gene encoding 6-phosphofructo-2-kinase/fructose-2,6-bisphosphatase 2 isoform X4 — its product is MNSNMSSPQTDNGCANSAEAKKTDLRMYEKKCSWASYMTNSPTVIVMIGLPARGKTYMSKKLTRYLNWIGVPTKVFNLGVYRREAVRAYKSYDFFRHDNEEAMKIRKQCALVALHDVKAYLTKEGGQIAVFDATNTTRERRDLILGFVKENAFKVFFVESVCDDPEVIAANILEVKVSSPDYPERHRERVMDDFLKRIECYKVTYQPLDPDDYDKDLSFIKVMNVGRRFLVNRVQDYIQSKIVYYLMNIHVHSHSIYLCRHGESNHNIEGRIGGDSELSTRGKQFSHALRDFIEQHKLSDLKVWTSQLRRTIQTAEELGVPYEQWKILNEIDAGVCEEMTYEMIQETFPEEFALRDQDKYHYRYPGGESYQDLVQRLEPVIMELERQGNVLVICHQAVMRCLLAYFLDKSADDLPYMKCPLHTVLKLTPVAYGCKVEMFYLNVEAVNTHRDRPLPWIGSICLSPCAKESTLTAPKNLVAVSASE
- the pfkfb2b gene encoding 6-phosphofructo-2-kinase/fructose-2,6-bisphosphatase 2 isoform X6 gives rise to the protein MNSNMSSPQTDNGCANSAEAKKTDLRMYEKKCSWASYMTNSPTVIVMIGLPARGKTYMSKKLTRYLNWIGVPTKVFNLGVYRREAVRAYKSYDFFRHDNEEAMKIRKQCALVALHDVKAYLTKEGGQIAVFDATNTTRERRDLILGFVKENAFKVFFVESVCDDPEVIAANILEVKVSSPDYPERHRERVMDDFLKRIECYKVTYQPLDPDDYDKDLSFIKVMNVGRRFLVNRVQDYIQSKIVYYLMNIHVHSHSIYLCRHGESNHNIEGRIGGDSELSTRGKQFSHALRDFIEQHKLSDLKVWTSQLRRTIQTAEELGVPYEQWKILNEIDAGVCEEMTYEMIQETFPEEFALRDQDKYHYRYPGGESYQDLVQRLEPVIMELERQGNVLVICHQAVMRCLLAYFLDKSADDLPYMKCPLHTVLKLTPVAYGCKVEMFYLNVEAVNTHRDRPLGPTDWRFSDTDIG
- the pfkfb2b gene encoding 6-phosphofructo-2-kinase/fructose-2,6-bisphosphatase 2 isoform X5, translated to MNSNMSSPQTDNGCANSAEAKKTDLRMYEKKCSWASYMTNSPTVIVMIGLPARGKTYMSKKLTRYLNWIGVPTKVFNLGVYRREAVRAYKSYDFFRHDNEEAMKIRKQCALVALHDVKAYLTKEGGQIAVFDATNTTRERRDLILGFVKENAFKVFFVESVCDDPEVIAANILEVKVSSPDYPERHRERVMDDFLKRIECYKVTYQPLDPDDYDKDLSFIKVMNVGRRFLVNRVQDYIQSKIVYYLMNIHVHSHSIYLCRHGESNHNIEGRIGGDSELSTRGKQFSHALRDFIEQHKLSDLKVWTSQLRRTIQTAEELGVPYEQWKILNEIDAGVCEEMTYEMIQETFPEEFALRDQDKYHYRYPGGESYQDLVQRLEPVIMELERQGNVLVICHQAVMRCLLAYFLDKSADDLPYMKCPLHTVLKLTPVAYGCKVEMFYLNVEAVNTHRDRPLESLCEGIDFDSPEESSGCVRF